A stretch of the Uranotaenia lowii strain MFRU-FL chromosome 3, ASM2978415v1, whole genome shotgun sequence genome encodes the following:
- the LOC129754112 gene encoding actin-related protein 6 translates to MSDSNVFVLDNGAYFAKAGYSDWNEPKIIPNCITKAKSERRRPFIGDQINECRDVSGLFYILCFQRGYLTNWDIQKTVWDYMFSADCCSVNFAEVPLLITEPLFNFQSIQEAMLEILYEEYECDAVCKTNSVDLAAFNYTHGDSQTKPLCCVVVDMGYSFTHIVPYIKGTKVKDAIRRIDVGGKLLTNHLKEIISYRQLNVMDESYVINQVKEDSCFVSQNFNEDMRIARKKFPENSIIREYVLPDYTQIRRGYLKTLDDKNTENDELQTLRLNNERFVIPEVLFHPSDIGIQQMGVAEAIVDAIQACPEETKPHLFQNIVVCGGSSLFSGMQPRIQKEVRALAPDEFAVRVTVPKDPVSYSWRGGKEYSQSLSFLKSCMSRAQYEEGGIKHLIEKYES, encoded by the exons ATGTCCGACAGTAATGTCTTCGTGCTAGACAACGGTGCCTATTTTGCCAAAGCCGGATACTCCGACTGGAACGAACCCAA GATCATACCAAACTGTATCACCAAAGCAAAATCGGAGCGACGGCGTCCTTTTATTGGCGACCAGATCAACGAATGTCGGGATGTGTCTGGTTTGTTCTACATACTGTGCTTCCAGCGCGGGTATCTTACTAATTGGGACATACAGAAAACGGTCTGGGATTACATGTTTAGTGCGGACTGCTGCTCGGTGAATTTTGCAGAAGTTCCCCTGCTGATAACGGAACCGTTATTTAACTTTCAATCTATTCAAGAGGCGATGCTTGAAATACTTTACGAAGAATACGAATGCGATGCGGTTTGCAAAACGAATTCCGTGGACCTTGCTGCGTTTAACTATACACATGGGGACAGCCAAACAAAACCGCTATGCTGTGTGGTCGTAGATATGGGATACAGCTTCACACACATCGTTCCCTACATAAAGGGGACGAAAGTTAAGGATGCCATCCGGAGGATAGATGTTGGAGGGAAGCTGCTAACCAATCATTTAAAGGAAATTATTTCCTATCGACAACTGAATGTAATGGACGAGTCCTACGTTATAAATCAGGTCAAAGAAGACAGCTGTTTCGTATCGCAAAACTTCAATGAAGATATGCGGATTGCTAGGAAAAAGTTTCCTGAAAACTCCATCATCAGGGAGTACGTTCTTCCAGACTACACTCAAATCCGTCGGGGGTATCTTAAAACTTTGGATGACAAGAACACCGAAAACGATGAACTACAAACGTTGCGATTGAATAATGAACGATTTGTCATTCCCGAGGTGCTGTTCCATCCTTCGGATATCGGAATCCAGCAGATGGGAGTGGCCGAAGCAATCGTCGATGCCATCCAGGCGTGTCCAGAGGAAACAAAACCGCACCTTTTTCAGAACATTGTCGTGTGCGGTGGCAGCTCGTTATTCAGTGGGATGCAGCCGCGAATACAGAAAGAAGTCCGGGCCCTAGCACCGGACGAATTCGCCGTTCGTGTCACCGTTCCAAAAGA tcccGTATCCTACTCATGGCGAGGTGGAAAAGAGTATTCCCAATCgttgagttttctcaaatccTGCATGAGTCGCGCTCAGTACGAAGAAGGCGGAATTAAACATCTGATAGAAAAGTACGAATCCTGA
- the LOC129754113 gene encoding protein lin-7 homolog C, producing MANVCEPLTLAKDVKRSIELLEKLQMSGEVPATKLAALQKVLQSDFLNAVREVYEHVYETVDVQGSLDVRASATAKATIAAFAASEGHAHPRVVELPKTDEGLGFNVMGGKEQNSPIYISRIIPGGVADRHGGLKRGDQLLSVNGVSVEGENHEKAVELLKQAVGSVKLVVRYTPKVLEEMEMRFDKQRAARRRQQY from the exons ATGGCCAACGTTTGCGAACCTTTAACTCTGGCGAAAG ATGTGAAACGATCGATCGAGCTGTTGGAGAAGCTGCAGATGAGCGGAGAGGTTCCGGCTACCAAGCTGGCCGCCCTGCAAAAGGTGCTGCAAAGTGACTTCCTGAATGCGGTCCGCGAGGTGTACGAGCATGTGTACGAAACGGTCGACGTTCAGGGATCGCTGGATGTGCGTGCTTCCGCCACGGCGAAGGCCACAATCGCAGCATTTGCGGCCAGCGAGGGTCACGCACACCCGCGCGTTGTCGAACTGCCCAAAACCGACGAAG GTCTAGGATTCAACGTTATGGGTGGCAAGGAGCAGAACTCACCCATCTACATTTCCCGTATCATCCCCGGTGGCGTGGCCGATCGCCACGGTGGTCTGAAGCGGGGCGATCAGCTGCTTTCGGTCAATGGAGTCTCAGTCGAGGGCGAGAACCACGAGAAGGCCGTTGAGCTGCTCAAGCAAGCCGTGGGATCGGTCAAGCTGGTCGTCCGATACACTCCCAAGGTGCTGGAGGAAATGGAGATGCGTTTCGATAAGCAGCGTGCCGCCAGAAGGCGCCAACAATACTAG
- the LOC129751127 gene encoding cyclin-T codes for MASGASFTVPSGSSTSSSGSSGIGLSSGGSSASSSSSSSSGGQSLARDDSKWYFTSEQLSQSPSRKAGMDADQELMYRQRAANLIQDMGQRLQVSQLCINTAIVYMHRFFAFHSFTQFHRNSIAAAALFLAAKVEEQPRKLEHIIKVVSICLNLEAPDPSKESYAEQAQDLVFNENVLLQTLGFDVAIDHPHTHVVKTCHLVKASKDLAQTSYFMASNSLHLTTMCLQYRPTVVACFCIHLACKWSRWEIPQSNEGRHWFQYVDKTVTLDMLKQLTDEFLHIFDRCPTRLKSKMKSIRADPSEDSSRRSGSSGMPAPSIPRGIDDAGSSSSSSHHRSSSSSHSHSKQSSSSGDPMMKQSSGNHKIPSLSSSSSSRSRNDRIPSSQQQMHAQQQQQMMSGSGGHYGSSSSSGNKMPSSMAHHSSSSRSGMPPTSSSSSSRGPGYMHDGSSRDSKNRMMPTAGGSSSSSSSMGSMHPYGQNKMDRHSSSGSNSSSSQKSQSMAHMDSKSAMKASMMGGHFSATSQPDGRSSTSMVKQQQQMPYGSHPPSYSQSMSNRNSGMPTNESVSVPTSQQFKNPMQPIPTGSESTFRLIDDNNRLADPVQISTPPKQSKPSSIFSPDWKDNQGDSVSNTAGSKSRSQVHPSINPATGKPIKESPSSRDKKPVLPSYADQQGQKPRTETPKKDRRTDSGTGAGGVNHQPKSAEKKSSTTSSSSSSSSLKRSLESNMMPPMSGSLGGAHTGSTIDPIELLGINKIPSSQSSTSKRSLPNSEQVRQEDGTDFREAKLRKVEVPSPSDQLFASTFEMGTTFDKNDDGFSLFSFNDPGSLLSQPLLSDSKPIISGKSSSFPSTLNGIETNPALVSSLLKESLSSNETKFGTLSSNSGSSSASNITGNTTTSGISSAPSLASTGASAALSSTSNLNALSSTQSVLSNVPDKIKKEAPSLIDINAPATISSLLAQPTPAVSAMSTIPTIASNSIAKTSSGIDTLTGDISDSKDDDHRSKSDKKKKKEKHKHKEKNKSKDKDREERKKHKKEKNRHKDRERSDQSADSGTLNPPGPIKIKLPKDKLNLPTLSDGATAGHPPLASDSGLKIKIPKDRLSGSSSINTSGSATTASGSGGSGANTGPPPTNPLKLKISKDKIESYISGTDGVGGFNNGSGHGQGAGVTGGVALGSSGGSGHHGHSSKKKDRDKERDKGKSNKSSSDHKQNGSGGSSSIGAPAGTTTSSKSSSSKQKIASMVSQQQYSLFGTAAGGSDQHPAGTTVPAMPQHPASFDFMQHAQAPTLQQQQQQQQYYSQFGAFNTTTSQQQQQQMMLNTSAMKMSGTGNANNSTGALPNYGYYGSGSQNNGSNTGKK; via the exons GAGCAACCGCGCAAGCTCGAACACATTATCAAGGTGGTCAGCATCTGTCTCAACCTAGAGGCACCCGATCCTTCCAAGGAGAGCTACGCCGAACAGGCTCAGGATCTGGTGTTCAACGAGAATGTGCTCTTGCAAACGCTCGGTTTCGACGTTGCGATCGATCATCCGCACACGCACGTCGTCAAGACCTGCCATCTGGTCAAAG CTTCCAAAGACTTGGCACAGACTTCTTACTTCATGGCATCCAACAGTTTACATCTGACAACCATGTGTCTTCAATACAGACCGACAGTGGTCGCTTGCTTTTGCATACATCTAGCTTGCAAATGGTCACGATGGGAG attcctCAATCGAACGAGGGTCGCCACTGGTTCCAGTACGTAGACAAAACCGTCACCTTGGACATGCTAAAACAGCTGACCGACGAGTTCCTTCATATCTTCGATCGCTGCCCAACGCGGCTCAAGAGTAAGATGAAATCGATACGTGCAGATCCCTCG GAGGATTCGAGCAGACGGAGTGGCTCATCCGGGATGCCCGCCCCCTCCATTCCGCGGGGTATCGACGACGCTGGATCGTCGTCCTCCTCTAGTCACCACCGATCGTCATCATCGTCGCATTCACACTCTAAGCAAAGCTCTTCTAGTG GTGACCCAATGATGAAACAATCCTCAGGAAACCACAAAATTCCTTCCCTTTCGTCGTCGTCGAGTTCGCGATCGCGAAATGATCGTATCCCATCATCGCAGCAACAGATGCATgcccaacagcagcagcagatgATGTCCGGTAGTGGTGGTCATTACGGTTCAAGCAGTAGCTCCGGAAATAAGATGCCATCTTCAATGGCACatcacagcagcagcagtcgCTCAGGTATGCCCCCTACTTCTTCGTCCTCCTCTTCGCGAGGGCCAGGCTATATGCACGATGGGTCATCAAGAGATTCCAAGAACCGTATGATGCCAACGGCTGGAGGAAGCAGCAGTAGTTCCTCATCCATGGGATCGATGCATCCGTACGGACAGAACAAAATGGACCGGCACAGCAGTAGTggaagcaacagcagcagcagtcagAAAAGCCAATCGATGGCCCACATGGATAGTAAGAGTGCGATGAAGGCCTCCATGATGGGTGGTCATTTCAGCGCCACAAGTCAGCCGGATGGCAGATCTTCAACTTCCATGGtgaagcaacagcaacaaatgCCCTACGGGTCTCACCCGCCAAGCTACAGCCAATCGATGAGTAACCGTAACAGTGGCATGCCAACAAATGAAAGCGTTTCCGTCCCTACATCGCAGCAGTTTAAAAATCCTATGCAACCCATTCCAACGGGATCCGAGTCTACCTTCCgactcattgatgataataaCCGATTAGCCGATCCCGTACAGATATCAACACCTCCCAAGCAGTCAAAACCCTCGTCGATTTTCAGTCCAGATTGGAAGGACAACCAAGGGGACAGCGTATCGAATACCGCTGGTAGCAAATCTCGCTCACAAGTGCACCCATCAATTAATCCTGCCACGGGGAAACCTATCAAAGAGAGCCCTAGCAGTAGGGATAAGAAACCAGTTCTGCCTTCGTACGCCGATCAACAAGGCCAAAAACCTCGTACAGAAACGCCGAAAAAGGACCGACGCACGGATTCAGGTACAGGTGCTGGAGGTGTCAATCATCAACCAAAATCCGCGGAAAAGAAATCCTCCACAACATCGTCATCAAGCTCATCGAGCAGCTTGAAACGATCATTAGAATCTAACATGATGCCGCCCATGTCCGGGTCATTGGGAGGTGCACACACGGGCAGTACTATTGATCCTATTGAACTGCTAGGTATCAATAAAATACCATCTAGCCAGTCGTCCACATCCAAACGTTCACTACCCAACAGTGAACAGGTTCGACAAGAAGATGGAACCGATTTCCGAGAGGCAAAGTTGAGAAAAGTGGAAGTACCTTCGCCTTCCGATCAGCTTTTTGCATCGACATTCGAGATGGGCACAACCTTCGATAAAAATGATGACggattttcattgttttcattCAACGACCCTGGATCACTACTATCCCAACCGTTGCTTAGTGATTCTAAACCAATAATCTCTGGTAAAAGTAGTAGTTTCCCCAGTACGCTGAACGGAATCGAAACGAATCCGGCGCTTGTGAGTAGTTTGTTGAAAGAGAGTTTAAGCAGCAATGAAACCAAATTCGGAACACTCAGCAGCAACAGTGGTTCGAGTAGTGCGTCCAACATTACAGGAAACACAACCACAAGCGGTATCTCATCAGCACCATCGTTGGCATCTACCGGTGCTAGTGCTGCCTTATCATCAACTTCCAATCTCAACGCACTGTCCTCAACGCAAAGCGTATTGTCAAACGTACCTGATAAAATCAAGAAAGAGGCTCCATCGCTTATCGATATCAACGCCCCAGCAACGATCAGTAGCTTACTCGCCCAACCTACTCCGGCCGTATCAGCGATGTCTACGATACCGACGATCGCGAGCAACTCTATCGCCAAAACGTCGAGCGGCATCGACACTCTTACAGGTGATATCTCGGACTCCAAAGACGATGATCACCGGTCCAAATCcgataagaagaagaaaaaagagaaacaTAAGCACAAGGAAAAGAATAAATCCAAGGATAAAGATCGGGAAGAGCGTAAAAAACACAAGAAGGAAAAGAATAGACATAAGGACCGCGAACGATCTGATCAGAGCGCTGATTCTGGAACGCTCAATCCGCCAGGTCCGATCAAAATCAAGCTTCCGAAGGACAAACTGAATCTCCCTACACTCTCGGATGGTGCTACGGCGGGACATCCTCCATTGGCATCGGATTCAGGGCTCAAGATTAAAATACCCAAGGATCGACTATCCGGATCATCCTCAATCAACACCTCGGGATCGGCGACTACCGCGTCTGGTTCCGGAGGCAGTGGTGCCAATACTGGGCCACCGCCAACAAATCCGCTCAAGTTAAAAATCTCCAAGGATAAAATTGAAAGCTACATCAGCGGTACGGATGGGGTCGGTGGTTTTAACAATGGATCCGGGCACGGTCAAGGCGCTGGCGTCACCGGCGGTGTTGCCTTGGGATCTTCAGGTGGAAGCGGCCATCACGGTCACAGCAGCAAAAAGAAAGATCGCGACAAAGAACGTGACAAGGGCAAATCGAACAAATCCAGCAGCGATCACAAGCAGAATGGTAGCGGAGGGTCATCTTCAATAGGTGCTCCGGCCGGGACGACCACTTCCAGTAAATCTTCCTCCAGCAAG CAAAAAATAGCTTCCATGGTATCGCAACAACAGTATTCTTTGTTCGGTACTGCGGCCGGTGGTTCTGACCAACATCCGGCAGGCACGACGGTTCCTGCTATGCCGCAGCATCCGGCGAGTTTCGATTTCATGCAGCATGCTCAGGCACCGAcactgcagcagcagcaacagcaacaacagtaCTACAGTCAGTTCGGTGCCTTCAACACGACGACGTcccagcaacagcaacagcagatGATGCTGAACACTAGTGCCATGAAGATGTCTGGCACAGGAAATGCAAATAATTCTACCGGCGCATTACCAAACTATGGTTACTATGGTTCCGGTAGTCAGAATAACGGTAGCAACACTGGCAAAAAATAG